The Ancylobacter sp. WKF20 genome contains a region encoding:
- a CDS encoding 2-dehydro-3-deoxygalactonokinase — MAVSHVVVDWGTSSFRLWALDHAGRVLGERRSAQGLTVTTTEGFEAVLEDHLAALGIPDGVPVMMCGMVGSRTGWIEAAYIDTPAPLDGLAARAIHVPSRRRLIRILPGVAQRDTAHPDVMRGEETQCLALAVEGFSGLACLPGTHSKWVALKDGVLTSFATFMTGELFQLLRTGSVITHAVDGAGAVAPGAAFGEGVEAAFAAPETATNLWFELRARWLLAGAKPDATLARLSGLLIGLELAGATRRLGALNGAVLIASGPIADLYAQALALAGAGSVSRRDAEACVREGLHAAALNAFHPEGATS, encoded by the coding sequence ATGGCGGTCTCGCATGTCGTCGTCGACTGGGGCACGTCGAGCTTTCGCCTGTGGGCGCTCGACCACGCGGGCCGCGTGCTCGGCGAACGGCGCAGCGCGCAGGGGCTTACCGTCACGACGACGGAAGGCTTCGAGGCGGTGCTGGAAGACCATCTCGCCGCCCTCGGCATTCCCGACGGCGTGCCGGTGATGATGTGCGGCATGGTCGGCTCGCGCACCGGCTGGATCGAGGCCGCCTATATCGACACGCCCGCGCCTCTGGATGGGCTGGCGGCGCGCGCCATTCATGTCCCCTCGCGCCGACGCCTCATCCGCATCCTGCCGGGGGTCGCCCAGCGCGACACCGCCCATCCCGACGTGATGCGGGGCGAGGAAACGCAATGCCTTGCCTTGGCGGTGGAAGGCTTCAGCGGCCTCGCCTGCCTACCGGGCACCCATTCCAAATGGGTGGCGCTGAAGGACGGCGTGCTGACAAGCTTCGCCACCTTCATGACCGGCGAGCTGTTCCAGCTGCTGCGCACCGGCTCCGTCATCACCCACGCCGTGGATGGGGCGGGCGCGGTGGCGCCGGGCGCGGCCTTTGGTGAGGGCGTGGAAGCGGCCTTCGCCGCGCCGGAGACGGCGACCAATCTGTGGTTCGAGCTGCGCGCCCGCTGGCTGCTGGCGGGCGCGAAGCCCGACGCCACGCTGGCCCGGCTGTCCGGCCTGCTGATCGGCCTCGAACTGGCCGGGGCTACCCGGCGGCTCGGCGCGCTCAATGGCGCCGTGCTCATTGCCAGCGGCCCCATCGCCGATCTCTACGCCCAGGCGCTGGCGCTCGCCGGCGCGGGCAGCGTGAGCCGGCGCGACG